A genomic window from Candidatus Deferrimicrobium borealis includes:
- a CDS encoding NHL repeat-containing protein translates to MNRHGFPAACPIPQAAVFCGLSILIHVIFVIAWAPRCEAGPEIRPVSGMGYTVFATGLAGPRGLLFSRSGDLFAAEQSGGNVVRITPDGRVSRIAKGFSAPHDLAFDAFGYLYVADTGANRVAMVSPDGSVTEYIPGLNVPVDLAFHPNGELFVCELYAGTVTAYKSGKKVKVVASGLDKPHGLAFDNTGVTYINEWSGNRILKMDQKGRLQPLAAVEDPVGVAIGKSGDLYVAQPQAGKVSKVKMDGTRITLIEGLNEPRDPAFDQAGNLFVAETGAGRILKMTGDY, encoded by the coding sequence ATGAACAGGCATGGGTTCCCCGCTGCCTGCCCCATTCCCCAAGCAGCTGTTTTCTGCGGACTGTCGATTCTAATCCATGTCATATTCGTCATCGCCTGGGCACCACGATGCGAAGCCGGTCCGGAGATCCGGCCGGTCTCCGGGATGGGATACACGGTGTTCGCGACCGGGCTGGCCGGACCGCGCGGTCTTCTCTTCAGCCGTTCGGGAGACCTTTTCGCGGCCGAGCAATCCGGCGGAAACGTCGTCAGGATTACCCCGGACGGCAGAGTGAGCCGTATAGCCAAGGGATTCTCAGCTCCCCATGATCTTGCGTTCGACGCATTCGGGTATCTGTATGTGGCCGACACGGGCGCCAACCGGGTGGCCATGGTTTCACCGGATGGATCGGTAACGGAGTACATTCCGGGGTTGAATGTCCCGGTGGACTTGGCCTTCCACCCGAACGGGGAACTTTTCGTTTGCGAACTATACGCCGGGACGGTCACCGCGTACAAATCCGGAAAAAAAGTCAAGGTTGTCGCCTCCGGCCTCGATAAACCGCATGGTCTGGCCTTCGACAACACCGGGGTCACCTACATCAACGAGTGGTCCGGGAACCGCATCTTGAAGATGGACCAGAAAGGTCGCTTGCAGCCGCTTGCGGCGGTCGAGGACCCCGTCGGCGTCGCGATCGGAAAATCCGGGGACCTCTACGTTGCTCAGCCTCAGGCCGGAAAGGTATCAAAGGTCAAGATGGACGGCACACGCATCACCCTCATCGAGGGCTTGAACGAACCAAGAGACCCCGCTTTCGACCAAGCCGGGAATCTATTCGTAGCGGAGACGGGTGCGGGCCGCATCCTTAAGATGACGGGTGATTATTAA
- a CDS encoding transposase, translated as MSTRRYQRHSNEFKVRLVQSYLAGEGTIKGLARQHGVYHSLLRQWVDKYRKGHFDEKEVVVEKVEEYEAKIAALERKVGQLTMEVDILKKLRERTSPPEGTPSVISGPAASPSSKDAKS; from the coding sequence ATGAGCACACGCCGATATCAGCGTCACAGTAACGAATTCAAAGTCCGTCTCGTCCAGTCCTACCTGGCCGGCGAAGGCACGATCAAGGGACTCGCCCGACAACATGGCGTCTACCACAGCCTTCTTCGTCAATGGGTCGACAAGTATCGTAAAGGCCACTTCGACGAGAAGGAGGTCGTTGTGGAGAAGGTCGAGGAGTACGAAGCCAAGATCGCGGCCTTGGAGCGCAAGGTGGGGCAGCTCACCATGGAGGTCGACATTTTAAAAAAACTTCGGGAGCGGACATCGCCGCCCGAAGGAACGCCGTCCGTGATCTCCGGACCCGCGGCCTCCCCGTCGTCCAAGGATGCAAAGTCATGA
- a CDS encoding IS3 family transposase — protein sequence MNLSRSTFYKECKSETQQIREEQRALLRAEIEEVLTEWPFYGYRRVTRELRRRGIVANHKKVARIMREEALTPHRVRRFITTTDSKHGDLVYPNLAGDILPTGPNQLWVADLTYIRLQKEFVFLAVLLDARLTLAALEAAVVSRCPGPGLIHHSDRGSQYAAKQYRERLEALGMNGSMGRTGNPYDNAKVESFFKTLKQEEVYAFEYETMQDVLERLPTFLEETYNRRRLHSSLGYVPPEEFELVYAKTEGQILEPCLST from the coding sequence ATGAACCTCTCCCGGAGCACGTTCTACAAAGAGTGCAAGAGCGAGACTCAGCAGATCCGGGAGGAACAACGTGCTCTCCTGCGGGCCGAGATCGAGGAGGTCCTGACGGAGTGGCCCTTTTACGGGTATCGGCGGGTGACTCGTGAACTCCGGCGGCGAGGGATCGTTGCCAACCATAAGAAAGTCGCCCGGATCATGCGGGAGGAGGCTCTCACACCGCATCGGGTCCGGCGATTCATCACGACTACCGACAGTAAACACGGAGATCTTGTGTACCCGAACCTCGCCGGCGACATCCTCCCGACGGGTCCCAACCAGTTGTGGGTGGCGGACCTGACGTACATCCGACTGCAAAAGGAGTTCGTGTTCCTGGCGGTTCTCCTGGATGCCCGTCTGACGTTGGCGGCCCTGGAGGCTGCCGTGGTCAGCAGGTGTCCCGGCCCCGGATTGATCCATCACTCGGACCGCGGCAGCCAGTATGCCGCCAAGCAGTACCGGGAACGTCTGGAAGCCTTGGGAATGAACGGGTCCATGGGGCGGACGGGAAACCCCTATGACAACGCGAAAGTGGAGAGTTTTTTCAAGACGCTGAAACAGGAAGAGGTGTACGCCTTCGAATACGAGACGATGCAAGACGTACTGGAGAGGCTGCCCACGTTTCTCGAAGAGACCTACAACCGCCGGAGGCTGCATTCCTCCCTCGGGTATGTTCCTCCCGAGGAGTTCGAACTCGTGTACGCTAAGACGGAGGGTCAAATTCTCGAACCCTGCCTGTCCACCTAA